In the Flagellimonas sp. MMG031 genome, one interval contains:
- a CDS encoding biopolymer transporter ExbD encodes MPRRKGAPEVNAGSMADIAFLLLIFFLVTTTIETDAGLDRMLPPIEPPDQDVVIKQKNIFTVNINKNGQLLVEDNLMEMKDLRKAATAFLENGADGTCSYCKGKKDPSSSDNPTKAIISLKNDRETKYSTYITVQNELVGAYNDLRNREAQRLYGKDFTDMEADYLDPETPSSVRDDLKDKVKRIQDMFPQKLSEAETTTN; translated from the coding sequence ATGCCTAGAAGAAAAGGAGCACCGGAAGTAAATGCCGGCTCCATGGCGGATATCGCGTTCCTCTTGCTTATCTTTTTCTTGGTGACCACCACCATTGAAACAGACGCAGGATTGGACAGGATGTTGCCGCCGATAGAGCCGCCAGATCAAGATGTTGTAATTAAGCAGAAGAACATTTTTACTGTGAACATCAACAAGAATGGACAGCTTTTGGTCGAGGATAATTTGATGGAAATGAAGGACCTTAGAAAGGCCGCCACCGCTTTCTTGGAGAACGGTGCAGACGGAACCTGCTCTTATTGCAAGGGTAAAAAGGACCCTTCCTCATCAGATAACCCGACAAAAGCCATTATCTCGTTGAAGAACGACAGGGAGACCAAGTATAGTACCTACATCACCGTTCAAAATGAGTTGGTTGGTGCTTACAACGACTTGCGTAACCGTGAAGCTCAGCGTTTGTACGGTAAGGATTTTACCGATATGGAAGCGGATTATTTGGATCCTGAAACCCCATCGAGCGTTAGAGATGACTTGAAAGACAAAGTGAAACGTATCCAGGATATGTTCCCACAAAAGCTTTCAGAGGCAGAAACCACAACCAATTAA
- a CDS encoding MotA/TolQ/ExbB proton channel family protein — MKKISFTLAAAGMFVMGTTTASAAMLQEEAEASKGFTQVLKEQFIQGGPAFMGIVLLCLILGLAVAIERIIYLNLATTNSTKLKQQVEDALASGGVEAAKEVCRNTKGPVASIYYQGLDRADEGLESAEKAVVSYGGVQMGQLEKNVSWLSLFIAIAPMLGFMGTVIGMIQAFQKIAAVGNLSASLIAGDIQVALLTTVFGLITAIILQIFYNYIIAKIDSIVNDMEDSSIALIDMLAAHKK; from the coding sequence ATGAAAAAAATATCCTTTACTCTGGCTGCTGCCGGAATGTTTGTGATGGGAACTACAACTGCGTCTGCAGCAATGTTGCAAGAAGAAGCTGAAGCCAGCAAGGGTTTCACCCAGGTATTGAAAGAGCAATTTATCCAAGGGGGGCCTGCCTTCATGGGAATCGTATTGCTATGTTTGATCTTGGGATTGGCAGTTGCCATCGAAAGAATCATCTATTTGAATTTGGCAACTACAAATTCCACTAAACTGAAGCAACAAGTTGAGGACGCTTTGGCTTCAGGAGGTGTAGAAGCAGCCAAAGAAGTATGTAGAAACACTAAAGGACCTGTTGCGTCTATCTACTACCAAGGTTTGGATAGAGCTGACGAAGGATTGGAATCTGCTGAGAAAGCGGTTGTTTCCTACGGAGGTGTACAAATGGGCCAGTTGGAGAAAAACGTATCTTGGTTGTCCCTCTTTATCGCCATTGCTCCCATGCTTGGGTTCATGGGTACGGTAATCGGTATGATCCAGGCCTTCCAGAAAATTGCAGCTGTAGGTAACTTGAGTGCTTCCTTGATTGCAGGAGATATCCAGGTGGCGTTGTTGACAACCGTATTCGGTTTGATCACTGCGATTATCCTTCAGATTTTCTACAACTATATTATTGCTAAAATCGATAGTATCGTAAATGACATGGAAGACAGCTCCATCGCTTTGATCGACATGTTGGCTGCCCACAAGAAGTAA